Proteins found in one Streptomyces sp. NBC_00190 genomic segment:
- a CDS encoding NAD-dependent epimerase/dehydratase family protein, translated as MTGATGFVGSHVVKRLLAETRRGASPASLRLLTHRTSAPAEWAGAEVAGGSLTDPASLRGICDGVTTVLHLAARIGGTEEECREVNAEGTRALLAEARRAGVGRVVQLGTAAVYKDVAHRGEAEGVLTEAPTSPTSVTRLEGERLVLAAGGTVLRPHLIYGDGDTWMIPALVQLLDKLPYWLDGGRARISLVSVDALAGALAALVRLPVGAVGGQVLHASHPEPVSARELVTTVTRELGLEAPRGELTVAQALELLGAADDPVTRRRISLLAVDHWYDSTRLWSLVPAEPGPVFAEAFARHAPWYRALLSR; from the coding sequence GTGACCGGAGCCACCGGCTTCGTCGGCTCCCACGTCGTGAAGCGGCTGCTGGCCGAGACCCGGCGGGGTGCGTCCCCCGCGTCGCTGCGGCTGCTGACCCACCGGACGTCGGCGCCCGCCGAGTGGGCCGGCGCTGAGGTCGCCGGGGGAAGCCTCACCGACCCCGCGTCCCTGCGCGGGATCTGCGACGGCGTCACGACCGTGCTGCATCTCGCGGCGCGGATCGGGGGCACCGAGGAGGAGTGCCGCGAGGTCAACGCCGAGGGCACCCGGGCGCTGCTGGCCGAGGCCCGGCGGGCGGGTGTGGGGCGGGTCGTGCAGCTCGGCACCGCCGCCGTCTACAAGGACGTCGCCCACAGGGGCGAGGCCGAGGGCGTGCTCACCGAGGCGCCCACGTCGCCTACCAGCGTCACCCGGCTGGAGGGGGAGCGGCTCGTGCTCGCCGCGGGCGGGACCGTGCTGCGTCCGCACTTGATCTACGGCGACGGCGACACGTGGATGATCCCGGCCCTGGTCCAGCTGCTGGACAAGCTGCCGTACTGGCTGGACGGCGGTCGTGCGCGGATCTCCCTGGTGTCGGTGGACGCCCTGGCCGGGGCGTTGGCGGCGCTCGTCCGGCTGCCTGTCGGCGCCGTCGGCGGGCAGGTGCTGCACGCGAGCCACCCGGAGCCGGTCTCCGCGCGCGAGCTGGTCACGACGGTGACCCGGGAGCTGGGGCTGGAGGCGCCGCGCGGGGAACTCACCGTCGCTCAGGCGCTGGAACTGCTCGGCGCGGCCGACGACCCGGTCACCCGACGCCGCATCTCGCTGCTGGCCGTGGACCACTGGTACGACAGCACGCGCCTGTGGTCCCTCGTCCCGGCCGAACCCGGGCCGGTCTTCGCCGAGGCGTTCGCGCGCCACGCTCCCTGGTACCGGGCACTGCTGAGCCGCTGA
- a CDS encoding ScbA/BarX family gamma-butyrolactone biosynthesis protein produces MTLLTFQKNAPVLADQTAGAPWTRCNELPQLTTTVPREYVHRSSLAEVFLTGCTKIDDNVFSLTGQWPRAHTFFTSADGTSHDPVQAGETIRQVGLFLCHAEYGVPLGHNVLLWTLGFESDLSQLHIGSSPTELELIATCTDFAWKGNRFSGFLRVTIRRNGEVAASGTALFSCVPPAVYRRVRGERGPGALLEPLARETPVPAATAGRLLPFDVVLAPSDRPDRWLLNPDLGHPILFEHANDHHPGMVLVEAARQAAYSLLPDAAFTPSGIETAFHSYAELDAPCWIDAREIPAAEGSGVRMVEVTGHQDGRKIFAATVTGTVGAEHGGRRRV; encoded by the coding sequence ATGACCCTGCTGACGTTCCAGAAGAACGCCCCCGTGCTGGCCGACCAGACCGCCGGAGCACCATGGACGCGCTGTAACGAACTTCCCCAACTGACCACCACCGTCCCGAGGGAGTACGTGCACCGCAGCTCCCTCGCGGAGGTCTTCCTGACCGGCTGCACGAAGATCGACGACAACGTCTTCTCGCTCACCGGCCAGTGGCCCCGTGCCCACACGTTCTTCACCAGCGCCGACGGCACCAGCCACGACCCGGTCCAGGCCGGGGAAACGATCCGCCAGGTCGGCCTCTTCCTCTGCCACGCGGAGTACGGGGTCCCGCTGGGGCACAACGTGCTGCTGTGGACCCTCGGCTTCGAGTCCGACCTCTCCCAGCTGCACATCGGCTCCAGCCCCACCGAACTCGAACTCATCGCGACCTGCACGGACTTCGCCTGGAAGGGCAACAGGTTCTCCGGCTTCCTGCGCGTGACCATCCGCCGCAACGGCGAGGTCGCCGCCTCGGGGACGGCGCTCTTCAGCTGCGTCCCCCCGGCGGTGTACCGCAGGGTCCGCGGTGAGCGCGGCCCCGGCGCCCTGCTCGAACCGCTGGCCCGCGAGACCCCGGTCCCCGCGGCGACCGCAGGACGGCTGCTGCCGTTCGACGTCGTGCTCGCCCCGTCGGACCGGCCGGACCGCTGGCTGCTGAACCCCGACCTGGGCCACCCGATCCTCTTCGAGCACGCCAATGACCACCACCCGGGCATGGTCCTGGTCGAAGCCGCCCGCCAGGCCGCCTACAGCCTGCTGCCCGACGCCGCCTTCACCCCGTCGGGCATCGAGACCGCGTTCCACAGCTACGCCGAACTCGACGCCCCCTGCTGGATCGACGCCCGGGAGATCCCGGCCGCCGAAGGTTCCGGGGTCCGCATGGTGGAGGTGACCGGCCACCAGGACGGCCGCAAGATATTCGCGGCGACCGTCACGGGCACCGTCGGTGCGGAGCACGGCGGCCGACGCCGGGTGTGA
- a CDS encoding SDR family NAD(P)-dependent oxidoreductase, which yields MTAGRGLLEGKSTLITGASAGIGSAAARVFCREGAAVTLVARRQRPLAELTAELVAAGHRAQYVVADVTDPAAMAGAVSAAVDTYGALDAAFNNAGVGTEPKPMHLLDEDVYDSVMDTNVRGVWNCMRAQVKAMIGRGGAIVNNSSTGGLVATPVSSVYIASKHAVIGLTKAAAAEYAAHGIRVNAIAPGSTRSEMVDDWLGRHPEMEKVLLDSALLPHIADPHEIAEAAAWLCSDRASFVVGTTLAVDGGWTTR from the coding sequence ATGACTGCTGGTAGAGGCCTCCTTGAGGGAAAGTCGACTCTGATCACAGGCGCCAGCGCGGGCATCGGCTCTGCCGCCGCCCGGGTCTTCTGCCGTGAGGGGGCCGCCGTCACGCTGGTCGCCCGCCGGCAGCGCCCGTTGGCCGAGCTCACCGCCGAACTCGTGGCCGCGGGACACCGGGCCCAGTACGTCGTCGCCGACGTGACGGACCCCGCAGCCATGGCCGGCGCCGTCTCCGCCGCCGTCGACACGTACGGAGCCCTGGACGCCGCCTTCAACAACGCGGGCGTCGGCACGGAGCCCAAGCCCATGCACCTGCTGGACGAGGACGTCTACGACTCCGTCATGGACACCAATGTGCGCGGCGTGTGGAACTGCATGCGCGCCCAGGTGAAGGCGATGATCGGCCGCGGCGGTGCCATCGTCAACAACAGCAGCACCGGCGGGCTGGTCGCCACCCCCGTGTCCTCGGTCTACATCGCCTCGAAGCACGCGGTGATCGGTCTGACCAAGGCGGCCGCGGCCGAGTACGCCGCCCACGGCATCCGGGTCAACGCCATCGCGCCCGGCTCGACCCGCAGCGAGATGGTCGACGACTGGCTCGGCCGGCACCCCGAGATGGAGAAGGTGCTCCTCGACTCGGCACTGCTCCCGCACATCGCCGACCCCCACGAGATCGCGGAGGCCGCCGCCTGGCTGTGCAGCGACCGCGCGTCATTCGTCGTGGGGACGACCCTGGCGGTGGACGGCGGCTGGACCACCCGCTAG
- a CDS encoding dihydrofolate reductase family protein, producing MEQLLRVQNFSVSSDGFGAGEHQSLERPFGDADPGDLFAWAGATASWPMRTDPGGSRGLDDYFTRDFARNIGAEIMGRNKFGPQRGPWHDHDWRGWWGDEPPFHTPVFVMTHHKRPSFTLSDTTFHFVDGDPATVLGQARDAAQGKDVRLGGGATTIREFLDAGLVDTMHVAVSQVRIGAGVRLWESPEELLDRFHLDVVPSPSGVTHHLFWRR from the coding sequence GGGCCGGCGAGCACCAGAGCCTGGAGAGACCGTTCGGCGACGCCGATCCCGGGGACCTGTTCGCCTGGGCCGGCGCCACGGCGAGCTGGCCCATGCGCACCGACCCCGGGGGGAGTCGCGGCCTCGACGACTACTTCACGCGGGATTTCGCACGCAACATCGGCGCCGAGATCATGGGCCGCAACAAGTTCGGACCTCAGCGCGGGCCCTGGCACGACCATGACTGGCGCGGCTGGTGGGGTGACGAGCCGCCGTTCCACACCCCGGTGTTCGTCATGACCCACCACAAGCGTCCCTCGTTCACGCTCTCCGACACCACGTTCCACTTCGTCGACGGCGACCCGGCCACGGTGCTCGGACAAGCGCGGGACGCGGCGCAGGGCAAGGACGTACGACTCGGCGGCGGGGCCACCACGATCCGGGAGTTTCTCGACGCCGGCCTCGTCGACACCATGCATGTGGCGGTCTCGCAGGTGCGGATCGGAGCCGGAGTGCGACTCTGGGAGTCACCCGAGGAGCTGCTCGACCGGTTCCACCTCGATGTCGTGCCCAGCCCGAGTGGTGTGACGCACCACCTGTTCTGGCGAAGATGA